One genomic window of Motacilla alba alba isolate MOTALB_02 chromosome 3, Motacilla_alba_V1.0_pri, whole genome shotgun sequence includes the following:
- the LOC119699939 gene encoding p53 apoptosis effector related to PMP-22-like, with translation MVKYGLDYTRCRWILPLLLGIGVIFGIIALAGWGWLESQTLPYVLQASLWQICKRPDQGGEWNCESLMGYAWGRAAAATYLVGFLLLVICFALAIIAFAIDTLRFNFIRGIGGLLFVAAVFSIMGLVIYPVKFSSEIEMTGINMFSWAYGFGWTTAIMEICLGFFFCCLPNYEDQILGNVKPTYFYSSP, from the exons ATGGTGAAGTACGGCCTGGACTACACGCGCTGCAGATGGATCCTACCCCTGCTCCTGGGCATCGGGGTCATCTTCGGCATCATCGCCCTggcgggctggggctggctggagtCGCAGACCTTGCCCTACGTGCTGCAAGCGTCGCTGTGGCAGATCTGCAAGAGGCCTGACCAGGGCGGGGAATGGAACTGCGAGTCCCTCATGGGCTACG cctggggaagagctgcagctgccacataCCTGGTTGGCTTTCTACTTCTAGTCATCTGTTTTGCACTGGCCATCATAGCATTTGCCATCGACACACTTCGGTTCAACTTTATTCGTGGGATCGGAGGCTTGCTTTTCGTGGCTG CTGTGTTCTCCATCATGGGCCTGGTCATTTACCCAGTGAAGTTCTCATCTGAAATTGAGATGACAGGAATCAATATGTTCAGCTGGGCCTATGGCTTTGGCTGGACCACCGCCATTATGGAAATATGCTTGGGATTCTTCTTCTGCTGCCTTCCTAACTATGAAGATCAGATCCTGGGTAATGTCAAGCCCACATATTTTTACTCTTCCCCATAA